DNA sequence from the Chryseobacterium indicum genome:
AATCATTTAAACCTCCATCTTCAGGCTCCCATCTTCCCTCCAATTTATTTCTCGCTTTCCAGTTGTTTTTTTGCTTCTTCCAAATCTTTACGATCCTCTTCCGATAATTTAGGATACTGCAGATTCATTTTTTCTAAAGCATCAATAATAATCTGTATCGCGGCAACTCTTGCAAACCATTTGTTGTCAGCAGGAAGAACATACCAAGGCGCGTAATCTTTTGAAGTCTCATTGATTGCCGTTTCATAGCATTCCATATATTTATCGAATAAAGCTCTCTCCGGAAGATCCGCGGCGGAAAATTTCCAGTTTTTTTCCTGTTCGTTAATTCTGTCGAGAAGTCTTTTCTTTTGCTCGTCCTTCGAAACATTCAGGAATATTTTTACAACGGTAGTTCCGTTTTGGGCAAGATGCTTTTCAAAATTTCTGATGCTTTCATAGCGGTTTTCCCAGAATTTATCATCAAAATCTTTAACAGATTTCCATGTTTTTTCGCTTAAATTATATTCAGGATGAACTTTGCAGACCAATACACTTTCATAATGAGAACGGTTAAAAATTCCGATCATGCCTTTTTGAGGTAATGCTAAATAATGTCTCCACAAAAAATCATGGGCATATTCTTTCGAAGTAGGAGTTTTAAAGCTCGTCACATTGCAGCCTTGCGGATTTACTCCCCCGAAAACGTGCTCAATCATGCTGTCTTTTCCTGCGGCATCCATTGCCTGAAGTACCACTAAGAGAGACTGGCTTCCATCCGAATACAACTTCTCCTGAAGCTCACGAAGCTTTTCTTTTTCGTTTAGTAATAATTGTTCGCCTTCTTCCTTGGTAAGTTTTCCTTTGTACTCCGTTGAAGCTTTTTTAATGGAAAATTTTCCTTTTACCAAAAAATCGTCTGAAAAGTTAGTGTCCATGTTTATTTTAAATTATTAAAAGATTAAAGATTAATTTTGGCCACAATCCATAGTTAAAATCGCTAACCATCAACTAACCTAATATAAATGTTGACTAGTCCTGAAAAAGGTTAACTAGTTTTATATCACAAATATACTTAAATCAGAGTAGGAATTTTCCTATTCTGATTTTGTTTTTTATAGGTTTTTAATTTCACATTATTTTTCATGTGTACTTGGTTTGGAATATTATAATGTAAAGAAAAATGCGGTCTTAAATTGTTATAGCAATAAATTGCTTGTTCAAGCTGTTGGGAAAGATTTTTAAAATTTTCAAAAGTATCAATCAATCCAAATTCATGTTTCAGAATACCATTCACTCTCTCTGCTATAGCATTTTCATAAGGATCCGAATTTTCGGTCATACTGATAAGCATATCACTTTTCTTGAGTGTTTCAGTATATTCTTTACTGCAATACTGCAACCCTCTGTCTGAATGATGAATGAGTGAATGCTTGTACAGTCGATTCTGTATGGCTTGCTTTAATGCTTTCAACGTAGAGCTGGTCTGTAAATTATCACTCAATTCGTATCCTACAATTTTCTTAGAATAGGCATCGGTAATCAGATGAAGATAATAATTCTTCTCTTTGGTCTTGAGATAAGTAATATCTGCAACCCAAACTTTCTCCGAACATTTCAATTCTTTTCCTTTGATAATATTGGGATATTTTTTCATCCAATGTCTGGAATTGGTTGTTTTAAAATAGCTGTGCCTTCTGGGAATTAAAAGATAATTTGATCTCAAAATGCTAAACAACTGATCCCTTCCTACATGAATTTCTTCCTTTTCAAAATCATTCTTAAGTAAAACATAAAGTTTTCTAGTACCTATTTTAGGCATCTTTTTACGAATTGATACAACCAATTCTATAACTCTTGTTTCATGATCTGTAGAAACAGGCTGTTTTTGTCTCTTGTAATAAGCTTGCTTACTGTAGCCAAACAATCGGCAGATATTCTCTGTTGAAAGAGTCGTATTTACCTTTATTTCCTGGATTGATTGGAACCAGACTTTTTTACAATCTCAACCTTAAGCTCACGCTCTGCAATTTCTATAAATTTCCTGAACACTTTGAGTTCTTCTTCCTTTTTGGCCAATGCTGCTTCAAGCTCTTTAATCTTCTGTTTCTGTGGATCTTTCATGGGTCTGCCTTTACTTAATTGTTTTTCGTAAGTAAAGTTACCATATTTCATTAACCATCTGGGAATGCAGGAATTACCCCTGATATTATAGCGGGTTTGTAATTGTGATTTTGTATATAATCCCCGCTCATATTCGGAGACAACTTGTCTTTTAAATGCTTCACTGTATTCTTGAACAGGGGCGGATACTTTTTTTAATCTCATTAGGATGACTGGTTTTTTGGTATTTAGTAGTCAACCTTTTTCAGGACAAGACATGTAATAAAAAAACCGCCTCCATGAGACGGTTTCATTTATTTTAGTAAAGATTTTACCATTATGCAGCAGTTTTAGCAGCAGCTTTAGCCGCAGCTTTCTCTTCTTTAGCTTTAGCCTTCAATTCCTCAGGAGTCAATGGTTTTGGATCCGGAGCATTTGGATCTACGTTTCCTTTAATGTAGATTACGCTTCTGCTGTTTACAGGATCGTTAGAAAATACTTCAATCATTTTGTTGAAACCACCATTAATTCCGGTATTGTATCCTACCTTTATTTTAGCTGATTTTCCCGGCAGAATCGGATCCTGGCTGAACTCAGGCGTTGTACATCCGCAAGATGCTTTTACATTCGATAAGATAAGAGGCTTGTCTCCTGTATTGGTTACCGTGAAAAACCTGATGCCGTCTGAACCTGGTTTTACATTTCCGTAGTCGAAAGTAGTTTTGTCAAACGTAATCGTTTGTGCAGATGCAAGAGCGAAGGTTCCGAATAATGCAATTCCTGCGATTAATTTTTTCATATTCTTGAATATTAAATATGTTGTTAGATAAATTTTGAGAAACAAAGTTAAAAATTATTTTAATTCATACTTAAAATATTTTTCTTTAGACTATTTTTGCAAATTGTAAATTAAAGTAAAAGAATTTATGCAGATTTCAGAAAAGTACAATCCACAGGAAACAGAACAAAAGTGGTACAATTACTGGTTGGAAAATAAATACTTCCATTCAGAGCCCAATGACAAGCCGCCTTACACTGTTGTAATTCCTCCGCCAAACGTTACGGGGATTTTGCACATGGGGCATATGCTTAACAATACCATTCAGGATGTGCTGGTCCGTCGTGCAAGAATGCAGGGCTTTAATGCTTGCTGGGTTCCGGGAACAGATCACGCTTCTATTGCTACGGAAGCGAAAGTGGTTGCTAAACTGAAGTCTGAAGGAGTCAATAAATCTGATATTACAAGAGAAGAGTTTTTAAAGCACGCGTGGGAATGGACCGATAAATACGGAGGAACAATCCTTGAGCAGCTTAAAAAATTAGGATGTTCATGCGATTGGGACAGAACCCGTTTCACCATGGAGCCGAAACTTTCTCAACAGGTGATTAAATCTTTTGTTGATCTTTACAACAAAGGATTGATCTATCGCGGATACAGAATGGTAAACTGGGATCCCGAAGCAAAAACTAATATTTCCGACGAAGAAGTAATCTTTAAGGAACAGAACGGAAAATTATATTTCCTGAAATATGTCATTGAAGGGTCAGAAGAATTCCTGTCAGTAGCGACAACGCGTCCGGAAACTATTTTCGGGGATACTGCAGTGTGTATCAATCCTAATGATGAGAGATACGCTCATTTAAAAGGTAAAAAAGTAATCGTACCGATCGTTAACAGGGTAATTCCTATTATCGAGGACGAATATGTAGATATCGAATTCGGAACAGGTGCTTTGAAAATTACGCCTGCTCATGACATCAATGACTACGAAATCGGACAAAAACATAATCTTCAGATGATTGATGCTTTAGATGATGACGGAAATCTGAACGATCACGGTTTACACTACGCCGGAAAAAACAGATTCGACGTAAGAAAGCAGATTGCAAAAGAACTGGAAGAAAAAGATCTTTTGCTGAAAGCAGAAGATTACGTAAATAAAGTAGGAACTTCAGAAAGAACTGGTGCGGTAATTGAACCTAAAGTTTCTGTACAGTGGTTCTTAAAAATGTCTGAAATCGCAAAACCCGCTTTGGATGTAGTAATGGATGATGAGGTTAAATTTTATCCTGAAAAGTTTAAAAATACCTACAAACACTGGATGGAAAACATCCGCGACTGGAATATTTCCCGACAGCTTTGGTGGGGACAGCAAATTCCTGCCTTCTATTATGGTGACGGAGAAAACGATTTCGTTGTTGCAGAAACTATCGAAGAAGCTTTGGCATTAGCCAAAGAGAAAACTCAAAACCCTGAACTCGAAACTCAAAATTTAAAACAAGACGAAGACGCTCTTGATACATGGTTCTCTTCATGGTTGTGGCCAATGTCGGTTTTCGATGGGTTGCTTGATCCTGAAAATAAAGACATCAATTATTATTACCCGACTTCAGATTTGGTAACAGGTCCGGATATTATTTTCTTCTGGGTAGCAAGAATGATTATGGCAGGACTGGAATACAGAAAAGAAGTTCCGTTTAAAAATGTTTATTTCACAGGAATTGTAAGAGATAAGCAGAGAAGAAAGATGTCAAAATCTTTAGGAAATTCGCCGGATCCGCTAGAGTTAATGGATAAGTATGGAGCAGATGGAGTTCGTGTAGGAATTTTATTAAGTTCTGCAGCCGGAAACGACCTTCTTTTTGATGAAGATTTGATGCTTCAGGGAAGAAACTTCATGTCAAAGATCTGGAGTGCTTTCCGATTGATCAATATGTGGAACCATGAAGATAAACCGGCAAATTCAACAGAACTTCAGGCAATTGAATGGTTTGAAAATAAATTAAATAAAACAATTGCTGAGATCAACGATCAGTTTGAAAAGTTCAGAATTTCTGATGCTTTGCATTTGATTTATAAATTAATTTGGGATGATTTCTGTTCTTGGTATTTAGAAGCAATCAAACCAAACTATGGAGAAGGAATATCTAAGGAAGTTTACAATAAAACCGTTGCTCTTTTCGAGGAGTTAATAAAATTGCTTCACCCGTTCATGCCTTTCCTGACGGAAGAATTATGGCAAACAATTTCACAACGAAACGTTGAGGATGCTTTAATTATTGCACAGCAGAAAAAGGCGGAAAGTTTTAATGAAGATATTATTAAAAACTTCGAAACTGCTTCAGAAATTATCTCCGGCGTTAGAAATTACCGTCAAACCAAAGGAATTTCTCCAAGAGAAGCTGCCGAAATTTATACCAATGCTTCAGAATTTCCTAACGAATCAGTGATTAAGAAATTAGCCAATGTTTCAGAAATTCATTTCGGAACAAAAACGGATAAGCCGAGCTTTACATTTTTGGTAGGCGCAACAGAAATTTCAATTCCATTAAGTGAAAATTTGGATTTGGGAGAAGAGAAAACGAAAACAGAAGAAGAATTAAAATATCTGAAAGGATTTTTGATCTCTGTAGATAAAAAACTTTCCAACGAAAAATTTGTTGCCAACGCAAAACCTGAAGTTGTCGAGACGGAACGTAAAAAGCAAAAAGACGCTCTTGACAAAATTGCAATTTTGGAAGAGAAATTGAAAAGTTTATAATAATAAGGTTTAGGTTAAAGCTGAGTCTTAAACTTAGCCTTAACCTTAATCTTAGCCTAAATATGATATGACACACATAGAAAACATCAAAAAACTGTTCTCCAAAAACTTCGTAGAAAGTCCCTTGCTGGAAAGCTTCGAAGTTGGGAAAATTTATCTTTCCAGCGGAAAACTTGTTGCCTGTGATCCTTTGATTACAAATGACATGAAACCTTTCTCCATAACATTTCCGAAGGGAGATTTTTCGGTTTTACTCCATAAAGAAAGGGAAAGCAATTGTGTGGCGTATGCCGAAATTATTTTTAGCCAGTCAGAAATTACAGACTGGAAACTGGCAACGACAGAAGGACAGAATATTAAAGATCTTGAGGAAGGAGAAGTTTTCGGATATCCTGTGGAAAGCGGGATGGGCTGCTTTATGGATGTGGATACACAGAATAATCTTAATGATCTCGAACAAAGACTGTATCACAGCAAAGGAGTCGATTTTATGGGGATTTATGAAGAATTTTTTCATGAATATTTCTTTGATGAAAAAGGAGCAATCGATCAGTTTGCTTTTTTAAAGCCGTCTGAAAACCATCCGGGAACTATTTTTGCTTTTGAAACAGGATATGGTGAAGGTTTTTATGCAAGTTATATTGGATTTGATAAAAATAATAATCCTGTAAAAATCGTAACAGAATTTATTGAAATTAGTTAATAGTCATTAATTTTTTTTGAAATTCTAATTTCATATCATAAATTTGTACAAATCACGGAATATTAAACCATTAAGAAACACTAATGAATTTTTCCTCAGAACAGCCAAGAATTATCGTTGTAGGAAGCTCTTCGATAGATCTTGTTTTAGAAACCGAAAAAGTTCCCTGCGAGAACGAGACGGTTATTGCCCGAAAATCCGAAAGTTACTTTGGTGGAAAGGGAGCCAATCAGGCAGTTGGTGCAGCGCGTTTGGGAGCAAGCGTCTACTTTGTAGGCTGTGTGGGGATGGATCCTCTTGGTCAGCAGATCATGAGAAATATGGTGAACGAAAATGTGAATGTAGGCTTTGTCTTCGAAACAGATCGGGAGTCAACCGGTACCGCTTATGTAACTACCTCAGACGGAAACGCGGCAATTGTTGTGGTTCCTGCAGCCAATAACTATCTTAGTGTAGAACATGTAGAAGCGGCAGATAAATATTTTCACACGGCAGATCTGGTTCTTCTTCAGCTTGAAGTTTCTATGAAAGTGATTGAGTATACCGTAAAAAAAGCAAAGAAATATGGTAAAAAAGTAGGTATGTATGCTTCACCTGCACAGCGTCTGAGCGATGAAATTCTAAATAATGTAGATTTTCTTGTGGTAAAAAGCAATGAACTGCATATCGTTTTCGGAGAAGAGCAGAGAGAAGAAATTCTTAAAAAATATTTTAATAAAGTTTTTGTACGAGACGATATTAATTCTACCATTTATTTTGACGGTACAGAAATGAAATACTGCAGAAACGACAAGGATAAAACTGCTTATAAAATGGGAATGGGAGATGCTTTCACGGTAGGATTTTCTATTGCTTTGTGCCATAAAAATTCTATAGAAGAGTGTGTGAAATTCGGGAATGAAGTTTCGGCAAGAGTTTCTGAATCAAAAGGTTCTCAATGTTGTCTTCCCAGACTTTCAGATTTTATTTCATAAGCTATTTGCTACATATCGAAAATTTTAAACTTAACATAAAATATAAAGTAAAATTTCCACTTTTATAGTGGATTTTTTCTTTTACCCATGAAAGAGCTTACGTTTACTACATCTGATAATGTTTCAATAGCTGCCCATCTGTTTTTGCCTGAAAAAAGCAATCATAAACTATTGCTTATCAACTCTGCAACCGGAGTAAAACAGCAGATTTATTTTTCTTTTGCCAAATTTTTTTCCGAAAACGGATTTACGGTCATCACTTACGATTATCGTGGAATCGGGCTTTCAAAACCTGAAAATATGAGAGGATTTAATGCTTCCATGAGAATCTGGGGTTCGGAAGATTTTAAAGCAGTTACAGATTATATTCAGAAAAATTTTAATGATTATCACAAATATTGTCTGGGACATTCTGTAGGTGCTTTAATTTTAGGAATGAATAAAGATGCTGAAATTTTTGAAGAATTTTTCTTCGTGGGAACCCAGAATGCTTTTGTGGGACATTTAAAATTCAAAACGAAAATAGAAGCTTATCTTGGTTTTGGAATTGCCCAGCCTCTAACTACCGCATTATTAGGCTACTTCCCCGGAAATTGGTTCGGACTCGGAGAAAGTCTCCCGAAAAATTGCGCATATGACTGGAGAACCTTAATTTTAAACAGAAAATCGACCAACGGTTTACTGGAAAAAATTGATGATTATTCTAAAAGTTTAGGACAAAAGGTATTTGTTATTCGTGCTGAAGATGATGCCTGGCTCACAGAAAAAGGCGTAAAAAGTCTTATGAATGATACCTATCCTAATCTCCGGCCTACATACAGACTTGTGAAAACTTCTGAATCGGAAAAAGGTGAAATAGGACACATCAATTTTTTCAGAAGTTATAATAAGAAACTGTGGAATATTATTTTAAATGAAATTCCGTAACGAATCTTTTTTCTTTCTGACGTGTTGGTCGCCAAATATTTAAAATGATTGATATAATGAAGAATCTGATTGAAAACACGGTAGAATTTGTAAAAGAAAAACTGGAAGGGGCAGAAGCGGGACACGACTGGTTTCATATCGAAAGAGTATGGAAATTATCCAAAAAAATTGCTGAAACCGAAAATTGTAATCAGGAAGTGGTAGAACTGGCAGCTTTGCTTCACGATATAGCCGATCCCAAATTTCATAACGGCGATGAAACGCTTGCTTTGAAAGTTTCCCGTGAATTTCTCGAAAGCCAGAACGCCGGAGAAGAATTAATTGAGCAGGTTTTGTTCATTATTAAAAATATTTCCTTTAAAAACAGGGGAGAAGTTCCCGAAAATCTTCCTGTTGAACTGAAAATTGTGCAGGATGCGGATCGGATTGATGCCATCGGAGCCATTGGTATCGGAAGAACATTCAATTTCGGAGGCTTTAAAAATAATCCGATGTATGATCCTCATGTAGAGCCTAAACTCAATATGTCTAAAGAAGAGTATAAAAAATCCAACGGAACAACCATCAACCATTTCTACGAAAAGCTTTTGCTGCTGAAAGATCTCATGAATACGGAAAAAGGAAAAGAAATTGCTGCCGAAAGACACGATTTTATGCTGAAATTTCTCGATCAGTTCTACAAAGAGTGGAATGTCGATTAGTATTCTTTTAAAAGTCTTTAAATAAGTATCTTTGCAGTATGGTATTTATTGTTCTGGTTATCTTCTGGGCTTCTGTTTTTTCTCTCCTTCTTTCTAAACTGAAGAAAGGGAAAGGCGCAGAATGGGCAAAATTATTCCGTATCGTTACGATTATTTTTTCATTTTCAATTTTCACCTACTGGTTTATTAAGAAAAGTACCATAGGCATTGTGGAAAATTCGGTTGCACTTCAGGTTATCAACAAACTTCCGCAGCCATTGGATTTTTATGTACTCACCTTAAATGATGCTGAAGCCGGCAAAGTAATAGAAACAAAGCATCTCGGAAAAATCCGCCCGGAGTATTACAGGATAGAATATCTGAAGATGGATAAATCTGATGAATATTGGGTGGTAGGATATCTGGGTAAAAAGAATCTTGTTTATTTTTCTCAGAATTCGGTTCCGAATAAAAATATAGATCAGATCATTGAAGTTCAGAATTATATTATTCAGAGTTCAAAACTTTCGGATCTGGCAAAAAAGCAGATTGATACGTACAACCATGAAAATGTGAAGCTTGGAATCTGGATCACCTTAGATTTTCTGCTTTTGTTTCTCAACATCATGCTTTTGCTGCGAAAAAGAAAATAAAAAATCCCAGGCTTTAGTAAAGATTGGGACTTTTTAATGCATTTTAAAAGATTTAGGGATAGTCTAAAATAATCATAATTCTTTCTTTGTGCTCTTCCGGACAGTTTTTAATCAGTTTGTCTTTATTCTGCTTACTGATCTGTTTAGGTTCAAGCCATTCTGTGACGTCGGAACTTAAGCTGTTGTTGTCATAAGTTCTTTTTATTTTTTCGTCTTCATAAAAAGTATATTCGTCTCCGAGCCAGTTACTCGTTATACTTATTGTACAAATTTCCTTTTCCATACTGTTATTGGTTTTTATTGTGATTTGATAATATAGAATCTCTTCTTTCTAATTTACTAATTATAACAATATGAATGAAGCTTTTAGAGTAATTTTTTTTACAGACAAAAAAGTGAATTATTTATAGTGAAAGTGTACTTTTTATTATCAATTATCCCACTTATTAGTGAATAAAATTAAAATTTGTTAAACTTTAAAATAAAGTTCCTGTACTTTCGGTTGCCATTTTTGGGATGTGAATGTCTTGTTTCCAGTCTTCATTCACTTTTTTAATGAAATAAGCGGAAAGCAGGGGAGAGGCTTTTTCAATATTCTGATGAACAAAAAAGTACAGATTCTGCAAACCTTCCTCTTTCCATCGGGTAAGATGTCTCATCCAGTCGTCCAGTCTGTCATAATCACTTTCTGCGTTAGCTCCTACATAACGGATGAATGCATTGGGTGTAGTGAGGCGCATATGAAGCATATCTCTTCTTCCTGCCGTATCTACAATAATATTGGTGATATTGTTTTCTTCGAATAAGTCACATGTTTTATTGAGGATCTCTTCATCCGTAAACCAGTCTGTATTTCTCAGCTCGATTGCAAGTGGAACTTCTTTTGGCCAGTTTTTTACAAATTTTTCCAGTCTTTCATAATCTTTTGGTTTAAAATTATCGTGAAGCTGAAGGAAAACCATTCCCAGTTTTTCATCAAAATTTAAAACGGCTGTAGCGAACTGTGTTACCACATCATCAATATTTAAAAGTCTTCTGAAATGAGACACCGTATTCGTGATTTTTGGAAAAAATTTAAAATCAGCCGGAGTTTTTTCTTTCCATGTCTGCACTTGTTCCGGAGTTGGCATACCGTAAAAAGTTGCATTCAGTTCAATAGAATTAAACTGAGTTGCATAGTACGTAAGTTCGTCTTTTGTACCCTTGGGATAAAATCCTTTAAGGTCTGTTTTATTCCATTTTGCGCATCCTATGGAAATGTTTTCCAGTCCGCTTTTATTCCTGCTCAAAATTTCTTTGGTTCTTGGATGGTCTTTTGGTAACGTAAAATCTATCTTTGAAGGATCTTCAACTTGTCCGAATTTCATATCTGAATATTTTTAGAATTAATATGTAAAACAAAGATAAAAATAAAACCACAGAAAATTTTCTGTGGTTTGTCGGATTATATAATTGGTAAGGTTTTTACTGTACTCCCTGTGTCACCATTTTATTCGATACTACAGAATAAACACATCCCGTTGTTTTTAATGTAACTGTAATAGTTGCCGGAACAGATCTGTAGGCGGTATCACCATAAGGCTCCACAATATTGCCATTAGAATCTTTAAGCGTTTTTCCTTTTATCGTGTATGTCATTGTTGCTGTTCCTGTAAATCCGCTTGATGGAGTAAATGTAACTATTCCGGTACTTTTATTATAGCTCCATGTTCCTTCAGGAGTTACCTTTCTTCGGTATAAAGTAAGGTCGGTATCCCCTGTTTTTGTAAAGCTGAATGTC
Encoded proteins:
- a CDS encoding valine--tRNA ligase codes for the protein MQISEKYNPQETEQKWYNYWLENKYFHSEPNDKPPYTVVIPPPNVTGILHMGHMLNNTIQDVLVRRARMQGFNACWVPGTDHASIATEAKVVAKLKSEGVNKSDITREEFLKHAWEWTDKYGGTILEQLKKLGCSCDWDRTRFTMEPKLSQQVIKSFVDLYNKGLIYRGYRMVNWDPEAKTNISDEEVIFKEQNGKLYFLKYVIEGSEEFLSVATTRPETIFGDTAVCINPNDERYAHLKGKKVIVPIVNRVIPIIEDEYVDIEFGTGALKITPAHDINDYEIGQKHNLQMIDALDDDGNLNDHGLHYAGKNRFDVRKQIAKELEEKDLLLKAEDYVNKVGTSERTGAVIEPKVSVQWFLKMSEIAKPALDVVMDDEVKFYPEKFKNTYKHWMENIRDWNISRQLWWGQQIPAFYYGDGENDFVVAETIEEALALAKEKTQNPELETQNLKQDEDALDTWFSSWLWPMSVFDGLLDPENKDINYYYPTSDLVTGPDIIFFWVARMIMAGLEYRKEVPFKNVYFTGIVRDKQRRKMSKSLGNSPDPLELMDKYGADGVRVGILLSSAAGNDLLFDEDLMLQGRNFMSKIWSAFRLINMWNHEDKPANSTELQAIEWFENKLNKTIAEINDQFEKFRISDALHLIYKLIWDDFCSWYLEAIKPNYGEGISKEVYNKTVALFEELIKLLHPFMPFLTEELWQTISQRNVEDALIIAQQKKAESFNEDIIKNFETASEIISGVRNYRQTKGISPREAAEIYTNASEFPNESVIKKLANVSEIHFGTKTDKPSFTFLVGATEISIPLSENLDLGEEKTKTEEELKYLKGFLISVDKKLSNEKFVANAKPEVVETERKKQKDALDKIAILEEKLKSL
- a CDS encoding PfkB family carbohydrate kinase, with the translated sequence MNFSSEQPRIIVVGSSSIDLVLETEKVPCENETVIARKSESYFGGKGANQAVGAARLGASVYFVGCVGMDPLGQQIMRNMVNENVNVGFVFETDRESTGTAYVTTSDGNAAIVVVPAANNYLSVEHVEAADKYFHTADLVLLQLEVSMKVIEYTVKKAKKYGKKVGMYASPAQRLSDEILNNVDFLVVKSNELHIVFGEEQREEILKKYFNKVFVRDDINSTIYFDGTEMKYCRNDKDKTAYKMGMGDAFTVGFSIALCHKNSIEECVKFGNEVSARVSESKGSQCCLPRLSDFIS
- a CDS encoding polyphosphate kinase 2 family protein is translated as MDTNFSDDFLVKGKFSIKKASTEYKGKLTKEEGEQLLLNEKEKLRELQEKLYSDGSQSLLVVLQAMDAAGKDSMIEHVFGGVNPQGCNVTSFKTPTSKEYAHDFLWRHYLALPQKGMIGIFNRSHYESVLVCKVHPEYNLSEKTWKSVKDFDDKFWENRYESIRNFEKHLAQNGTTVVKIFLNVSKDEQKKRLLDRINEQEKNWKFSAADLPERALFDKYMECYETAINETSKDYAPWYVLPADNKWFARVAAIQIIIDALEKMNLQYPKLSEEDRKDLEEAKKQLESEK
- a CDS encoding DUF4241 domain-containing protein; this encodes MTHIENIKKLFSKNFVESPLLESFEVGKIYLSSGKLVACDPLITNDMKPFSITFPKGDFSVLLHKERESNCVAYAEIIFSQSEITDWKLATTEGQNIKDLEEGEVFGYPVESGMGCFMDVDTQNNLNDLEQRLYHSKGVDFMGIYEEFFHEYFFDEKGAIDQFAFLKPSENHPGTIFAFETGYGEGFYASYIGFDKNNNPVKIVTEFIEIS
- a CDS encoding DUF1573 domain-containing protein, whose translation is MKKLIAGIALFGTFALASAQTITFDKTTFDYGNVKPGSDGIRFFTVTNTGDKPLILSNVKASCGCTTPEFSQDPILPGKSAKIKVGYNTGINGGFNKMIEVFSNDPVNSRSVIYIKGNVDPNAPDPKPLTPEELKAKAKEEKAAAKAAAKTAA
- a CDS encoding alpha/beta hydrolase family protein produces the protein MKELTFTTSDNVSIAAHLFLPEKSNHKLLLINSATGVKQQIYFSFAKFFSENGFTVITYDYRGIGLSKPENMRGFNASMRIWGSEDFKAVTDYIQKNFNDYHKYCLGHSVGALILGMNKDAEIFEEFFFVGTQNAFVGHLKFKTKIEAYLGFGIAQPLTTALLGYFPGNWFGLGESLPKNCAYDWRTLILNRKSTNGLLEKIDDYSKSLGQKVFVIRAEDDAWLTEKGVKSLMNDTYPNLRPTYRLVKTSESEKGEIGHINFFRSYNKKLWNIILNEIP
- a CDS encoding IS3 family transposase (programmed frameshift), producing the protein MRLKKVSAPVQEYSEAFKRQVVSEYERGLYTKSQLQTRYNIRGNSCIPRWLMKYGNFTYEKQLSKGRPMKDPQKQKIKELEAALAKKEEELKVFRKFIEIAERELKVEIGKKVWFQSIQEIKVNTTLSTENICRLFGYSKQAYYKRQKQPVSTDHETRVIELVVSIRKKMPKIGTRKLYVLLKNDFEKEEIHVGRDQLFSILRSNYLLIPRRHSYFKTTNSRHWMKKYPNIIKGKELKCSEKVWVADITYLKTKEKNYYLHLITDAYSKKIVGYELSDNLQTSSTLKALKQAIQNRLYKHSLIHHSDRGLQYCSKEYTETLKKSDMLISMTENSDPYENAIAERVNGILKHEFGLIDTFENFKNLSQQLEQAIYCYNNLRPHFSLHYNIPNQVHMKNNVKLKTYKKQNQNRKIPTLI
- a CDS encoding HD domain-containing protein gives rise to the protein MKNLIENTVEFVKEKLEGAEAGHDWFHIERVWKLSKKIAETENCNQEVVELAALLHDIADPKFHNGDETLALKVSREFLESQNAGEELIEQVLFIIKNISFKNRGEVPENLPVELKIVQDADRIDAIGAIGIGRTFNFGGFKNNPMYDPHVEPKLNMSKEEYKKSNGTTINHFYEKLLLLKDLMNTEKGKEIAAERHDFMLKFLDQFYKEWNVD
- a CDS encoding DUF72 domain-containing protein, with product MKFGQVEDPSKIDFTLPKDHPRTKEILSRNKSGLENISIGCAKWNKTDLKGFYPKGTKDELTYYATQFNSIELNATFYGMPTPEQVQTWKEKTPADFKFFPKITNTVSHFRRLLNIDDVVTQFATAVLNFDEKLGMVFLQLHDNFKPKDYERLEKFVKNWPKEVPLAIELRNTDWFTDEEILNKTCDLFEENNITNIIVDTAGRRDMLHMRLTTPNAFIRYVGANAESDYDRLDDWMRHLTRWKEEGLQNLYFFVHQNIEKASPLLSAYFIKKVNEDWKQDIHIPKMATESTGTLF